CCCTTCGATTCCACAGAAAAACCTCCCCCCTCGATTTCCAGAACCCACACCACcgtcttctgtttccattccgaGGCTCTACTGagtaaaaaagagagagagagagagagaaacaaaacaaaacaaaacatacCTGGTTTCGAAGCTTCCTGCAGTGAGTCGTCGTCCTCCTTCGAAGTCGCTGGTCGCCTGGATTTTCTCCTTCAAAGTCACACATAAATTTCCTCCTTTGAAATCGCGCATACGATTTCTCCTTGAAGCTGTTTCACCATCTGCTGTTGTTTTCCCTCTTTGGAGTAGCAGACTCCAAGTAGGAGACTCCAATCGGTAACCCCCCAAACCcacttcttgtttttttttttaccattattTTCCCATTATACCCCTACCTTCTAAGTCTCATCTCTTTTATAACAtattttctctatttccagaATTATCCCCCCTCTCCCACTTATTCGTTAGTTACTTTTTGTTCTTTCCAAAATCGCCCCTCCCTTCTATTCTTATTCTAttgtctttcttctcctttcttccaaCTTTACCTCTTCCCACATATACGTTTCATTagccttcttttctcctcttttgttTGCAGTCCaataaattacaattctgccattgtttATCATAAACCCACTACATCATGGAGGTTGATCGATATGATACGATTTACTCCTTTCGATTAGTGATGGGTTTTGTAAATTAAAACTTTTTAATTTGAAGACAGGTTTTCGGGAGCTTGCTGAAAGTAATAGCACCTTCTATGATAAGGTGTCAAGCATGATAATCTTTAGAAGGCGGATCAGATGTGGAAGAAAATGCGGACAACGAAATCGACGATCAAACTCTGATTCACTGTCCGTTCAGGATCGAAGTTGAAGAATTGATCGACGGTCCGATTTCAGTTGTGAAACCCTACGATCAGATTCCGTTGTTTGCTAACGACCATCAGAAGATCATGACGGTTGATCATGAGACGTACTGGATCATCTCCCCATCAAAGCCGATGTTTATGGATACCAATCAAGTGGTACTGATTCTCTCATTTTAGATCTCTCATTTTCGAAAACTCGTCCacaagtttttctcaaatctcaacACCGGGGGAagtgatgcagatacactaccttggtccaacccaaacccagttgggtatccagacGAAGATGAACCAGGTCCAGTTTGAGCTTTTGGATCTCCTAGGATTTTTAGGAATTcatgttatttggggaaataagGTCTTAtagtttattttagaagttagctacGTAGAATATTTGTTTTCCCAATAGTTCTTAGGTTCCAGATGAAAATGAATTGGGTCCAGTTTGAGCTTTTGGATctcctaggattttaggaattcatgttatttggggaaataatgtcttttaatttattttattctgtttattttagaagttagctacGTAGGATATTTGTTTTCCCAATAGTTCTTGGTTTCCTAGTTAGAAAGTTAGtcttatttttaggagtcttttatttctctttatatatgatgtaattccccatcgttggagatagattgaatagaatggaatagttatggtttgagtagcctgtgTGGCTGTGCAtgtgcactcttctcccccccccccctttcttatGCGATTCCCCTCTCCCCTACAACTCTAATATACCCTTCTCAGATTCTCCCTTCTCCTATTCGGCCCTCCACCAGGgatagacctaaaatgactttggGAGATGTGGTGAGGGAAGACATTCATAGCTTAGGCTTTgtctcaagtatgaccttgaatagagctcaTTGGAGGgtaaaggatccatgtagccaatcccatttagttgggataaggctgagttgttgttgttgttgctgtggtCTTCATTGACCAAAATCCCGGGGGGTACAATCCTTATTTATAGAAACAAGAGAAACTTTCTAGATCAGATCAACTACTATTAGAATATAATATCTAGACTTTCCTAAGTAGGACTTTTGGATAGCTAAGGAATCTAGAATTTTAAATTTCCTAAACTAAGAGACTAATAACTAGTCTTTTAACCAACGACAATAACATGGGACCcactaaaataaaattttaatttcatgtATCCCTtaaacccccccaaaaaaaaaaaaaaaaaaaaaaaaaacttttgggcTGTATATTTTAGCCCATTACaataataaaacccaaaaactaaGGCCCAACCCAAGATATTTACTAAAACCTGGCATGCATTAGTTTAAAGCAAGCTAGATTCTGTTACCATGAATTGCTATCTTGTAATTTTATAGAACTTGAAACTCACTTTTTAACCATGTTTGTGCAAGTTTTGTCTAAATTTGAACTGTGAGATGTGTGGGTTCTACATCTGTCTGGTTTGCTGATCCTTTAAATTAGCTAATTGTACAATGTTCCCCTGCAGAGAGAATCAAGAGACTGTCAAGGCTCTTTTTGGTATTGATCTTGTCAGCAGGTATTTGATTTTTGCCAAATAATCCTCATATTTCTGTGTTTTGTATGTGGAGGTTATTGATCTATAATTTACAGAACTTgctttgtgggggggggggggggttggaatgGTGATCAACCCGTACTGGGCTGGACAATTGGACCAGTCAATCCCTTTGTCAGTTACTGGGGGAGAAGAATCAATACAAGTTTAAAAAACCAGAAATACCAAATGGCGGCTTGCCAAAATGATATCACCATCATCTATTTGTTTGGTAATTCATGAAACTGGGCCACTAGTGCTACATTCATACAGTTGATGCTATCCTTTTAGTTAGGCTGGTATGCTTCTCTCATGCTTATCTGCATCCATTGTCAAACTTCCTTGAATGGATAAAATTACCCTCTGTTGGCTAACTGTACTTCCTGGAAGCTGTCTTTTAAGTGCTTCCCATGGAAAGTTCCCTTGGAATCAATCTGACTCTGGACTGACCGGTTCAAGTACGGAGAAATTAACTTTGTATGCAAGAAGCTGAGAACTGTCCAATGAACCTGTTGGCTCCAAATTCTGCTATTCTTCCTGCTTGGGTAAATCATCGGTGGTGGGTTTCCACTCATTCTTGATGTTCATAAATTTCATGAATGAAAATTGTGGGTCCTAGCTTGTTCATTATGTTGTGCTAGTGCTGATTGAAGAGTGTGCCTTTTCATTTGGAGTTTTATTGCAATTTTCTTATGCATGCTGTGTTGTTGGAATGCACAGACTTGGTTTCATACTAGGAACTTGTAGGAATTCATAAGTTTTTCCTGTACCAGGGTGCATTGTGCAGAAAGTGGTGAAGAATCTTCAGAGTCAGAGTCAGTTTACTCACTTAAATGCCACATATCTCATGAGGTCAACCATTTGCACGAGGGTTTAAAGCATGTAAGTATTATTTCCAATCTAAAATGCTGTTGACACATccaaagaggagggggggggggggggggaggggttgaaCTGTGGCTTAGTAGATCCGGACTCAACCATAAACATTCCAATTGTGCTCACATGGCACATCCAGAATGACCATGGAGATTTGAATTTGTCAAGATTTAATATTGGTTCGCTTTTTttgtatgcatgcatgcatattgTTTGCTTTTAACCTTTCTAAGCTAATGACTATTATCatcatttaaaatttaattgagattagtatttaactttgctttcctcccctcctttcccaaatttcttttttttggttaaatagCATAACTTCGCCCATTATGATTTTCCATTATGCAACTTGATAACACATGCAACGAGTTAAATGCATTTGAAGGTGATATACTGATATGAGCGTTCCTAAATAGAGCTCCTATTAATGCTGGCGGATCATGCAGGGACTAAAGTCAGAGCTGGAGAAAGTCTCACCTTCATTGGGTCGTAGTGCAATTTACTTGAAGGAGTCACGTATTAGTGATTTACCAAGGCAAGAACTTGCACTCGTTCCCTTTCAGAAAAGATCAAAACCTGCTGTTTTTAGATGATCTCACGAGAATCAACTAAATCCAACTATGGTCTACAACCGTGTTGACTTAAGCAAACAAAAATTCTCTGTTTAGTTGCAGTGGTGTGGTTTGCAGGACACAATTTTGACTCTTTATTTAGATATATCTGCACAGATGTTATATTGCAGCTGTCTTTCTGAGAGATGCGCATTCCTGGTTTTTCAGGTATTTGACTGTTCAGTTTGTTCGTTTTTTCTGGAAGAGGGAGTCAAATCAGAAGGCAAAGATATTGCGGGTAACCTCATTTTTGTATAATATGTAATACATAATTGATAAGGTCATTGTTTGGATTTTATGCTCGGAGAATATTAGCCTCATCATGGAATAGTGGGTAGGCCAAAACCTTGAATCATCTGGAGTCATTTGATTATTTCATTGTGTGCTTTACTTGATTCTGTTTTACATCGAGTGGTAGGTCAGTATTGAGCAATCTAAAAAACTTTGTTTCAGAAAGTTGATTACCCATTGGAGTTGGATGTTTATGACTTATGTTCTGAAGAACTCCGCAAAAACTTGGAAGGTCCTCGTAAGGTATCATTTACTAACTTACGGGTTCTTGCTTGTGATAAATTCCAGCTAGCATTTAGAAACCACAATGCATTTGGTTGAGTCATATCTCagtctttctcttcctcttttgccCCATATCTCGGTGCACGTTGGCATCCCTGGCATTCAAAAAAATAGATTCTAAGAGATGAAGAAAGCAAAAAGTTTGGGCTGAAAACCAGTGAGAAGAACACTGATTCAAAAGAGAACGATGTAAAGATGCTCGACATAGAGGTTACTATCCTATTCCTTGTATATGACATTTCTCATGTTTACAGTGGTCGAATAGAAAATGATAACTACAGTGTTAATCATTGCTTACTTATTATTGATATTCCACTTGTCCACAGGGATCATCAAATGGAGGTGAACCATCAACAGCTACAAACCAGGAAGGTAATAACACAACCTAGATGAATGCAAGTTTTAAGTAGAAGGATCCTTTCTTGGGTTGTTTTGCACCAAAAATGTCTATAGAATGTTATGCCTCGCCCCCACctggaggaaaaaaaaggaaggagaagagatgtgTCGAATACATTATTTTAATTCATGTAGAACTGTTGTTATGATGGAACTGAAGAAGCCAGTTCTATCTATTTTGCAGAATTTGcgttttaccttatctttcaaTTGCCAATATTAGTTCTTCATACTTGGGTTCCATGTAGGTGTTCCATCAGATAAACAAGCTCAGTTTACTGGAATCTATGACTTGATTGCTGTACTTACCCACAAGGGGAGGAGTGCGGACTCTGGGCATTATGTTGCTTGGGTCAAACAAGATAACGGTTAGTCATAATCCTGGAAAAAAACCAATCTGCTCTTTTCCCAAAATTAGAAATCTGTGATGCAGATTGATAAATTGGATTTAAAAAATGGCTTTGGGTTCCAGGGAAATGGATTCTATATGATGACGACAATCCAACTCCACAGAGGGAGGAAGACATCACTAAGCTCTCTGGGGGAGGTAAAACCAGACACAATTTTCTTGAAGGTTGATTCTGAAGTTTTTTAATAACCgatattttttgttctttcaggTGATTGGCATATGGCATATATTTGCATGTACAAGGCCCGCGTTGTGTCTGACATGTCGAGTTCTAGTTCTACAGTTGGAAAATCGGTTGATTTATCTGAGGCATCATAATTTAACAGTTGTATTAGTCAACTGTGTAAtttaaagagggggggggggcaccccttgtattctttgaaATGGGTGGAATGATGTGTACAATGACCTGGAAGGACCCTAAAATTGCTGAACATTATTGACTACCCTCCATATATTGGCAGTTTGCCTCTTGTTTTAAAGGTTTAAATTTTTTACTGgatttttgtttaaaattttattcTCCACTTGGCTAATTTCTGTTTCAATTGAAGCTTGACAAGTGAGTAGAGGACAGAGGATCTACTTGACTACAAAATCTCAGCTCTATACAGCCTATCATGTGACAGATTTTTCAATTTTCTGCTATCCATGGATTCTACAACTGAAAGACCTGTCCAGGAAAACTTCTGTATTTTTAACAATAGATAGAATTAAGGAACCCTATATGAAGGACTTTTGGTACCAAAGATTTGATGAGGTTGGAAATCTCAACACAAAATTGATTGCGGACCAGAATGTCAAAGAAGTAACTTCATTTATTGGtcttttgccttatttttcttggattgtgagggggaggggagagaaagaaggcaaAATGTTTCAAACTTAGACCATGTAACCTTATGTGGTCTTATACTCTTATGCCATGTGGAACGATGATGATAGTGACATTTTTCAACTATTGGATCCTATGTGATATACTTTCTGAGTAGGTGGTCCAATATAGCCTTTTAGCAGACTagatttttcaatgttttatttCGTCACTTGGCAAACTTCGATGAGAttgaaatttaaaacaaatgagTAGGAAACTGTGGGGGTTTGGAAAATTATCACTTCAATTTGTCtgtccgtcaatttcctcaattccctctaatagagggaggtggatctcACCcgacagtgtgttcgggcaggggttaACATGTAAGGCATCTTCTAAGCATTTTATTCTCCAACTAAAAAGTGGGTCTAGTGGAGTTATTTCAGTTAGAAGATTTGACTCATAATCTGAAAATTCTCCAAAAGGTTGAGAGGAGAAATTGGGGCCGCATCTTAGCTTTAGCTTTTTGCAGATAATTTTGGTAGAAAAGTTCAATCTCAACATATTGGATGTCTCTAATTCTCCTTACCTGGTTAAAATCAAGAACTTGTCCATGAAGGACGGTGGTCCCTGGTCCACTCAAGAGCTAGTCAACAAATTTAGGTGGTAAATCCAGATCATATTTTCAAAAACTGGAATCAGATCGGCCGAGGCCAATCCCAATTCCTCCTGTTCTGGAATGACCGTTTCACACTCCATTTCCAGGGTTCAGGGGGAATCTGATTCAGATGGATTCGGAACAGAATCGGATCAGAATCAGCTGGATCCGATTCTGATCCCGATTCCAAGTTTAATAACTTGATCAGATTGACGACAATCTAATATGCGGCATTTGATGGTCACGGTACAAAATGAAAATGTATGAGTGATATGAACATGGTGGAACCAGGGTACTGTCTCCAAATTCTGTTGTTATCATAGATATCAATCCCACCAACTCTTGCAAGTTTCAGGAGCCTATAATGATAATTCAAGTAGTTAACCATATCTGCATCAACAAAAGCAAAGTCGAATGTGCATTTCAGTGACTTTATCTTCCAAATTGTCAAGAACTGGAAGTCCAAGAGACTTAATGAAAGTGATTTTGTGTTCAACACTAGCTTTCTGGGTAACTGGCAACCCAGTCTTATAGGTTTCTGAATtgttatctcctccaattcgctgcccgctccaatttcTCCAATTCTGCACATAtgagcggaaatgaccaccctaccccctgcccgaacacattggCCAAggtagggtagggtggtcatttccgctgcTATGTgtggaattggaggaaattggagcaggcagcgaattggaggtgataattattctatGTTTCTCTT
The nucleotide sequence above comes from Telopea speciosissima isolate NSW1024214 ecotype Mountain lineage chromosome 3, Tspe_v1, whole genome shotgun sequence. Encoded proteins:
- the LOC122656531 gene encoding ubiquitin carboxyl-terminal hydrolase 6-like isoform X2, yielding MPTVSVKWQKEVFPAVEIDTSQPPLVFKCQLYDLTGVPPERQKIMVKGGLLKDDADWSTVGVKEGQKLMMMGTADEIVKAPEKGPVFMEDLPEEEQVVAVGHTAGLFNLGNTCYMNSTLQCLHSVPELKSALLKYPHSGRSNELDQSSHLLTMATRDLFTDLDRNFKPVTPMHFLTVLRKKYPQFGQLHNGVYMQQDAEECWTQLLYTLSQSLKSPDSRENQETVKALFGIDLVSRVHCAESGEESSESESVYSLKCHISHEVNHLHEGLKHGLKSELEKVSPSLGRSAIYLKESRISDLPRYLTVQFVRFFWKRESNQKAKILRKVDYPLELDVYDLCSEELRKNLEGPRKILRDEESKKFGLKTSEKNTDSKENDVKMLDIEGSSNGGEPSTATNQEDKQAQFTGIYDLIAVLTHKGRSADSGHYVAWVKQDNGKWILYDDDNPTPQREEDITKLSGGGDWHMAYICMYKARVVSDMSSSSSTVGKSVDLSEAS
- the LOC122656531 gene encoding ubiquitin carboxyl-terminal hydrolase 6-like isoform X3, yielding MPTVSVKWQKEVFPAVEIDTSQPPLVFKCQLYDLTGVPPERQKIMVKGGLLKDDADWSTVGVKEGQKLMMMGTADEIVKAPEKGPVFMEDLPEEEQVVAVGHTAGLFNLGNTCYMNSTLQCLHSVPELKSALLKYPHSGRSNELDQSSHLLTMATRDLFTDLDRNFKPVTPMHFLTVLRKKYPQFGQLHNGVYMQQDAEECWTQLLYTLSQSLKSPDSRENQETVKALFGIDLVSRVHCAESGEESSESESVYSLKCHISHEVNHLHEGLKHGLKSELEKVSPSLGRSAIYLKESRISDLPRYLTVQFVRFFWKRESNQKAKILRKVDYPLELDVYDLCSEELRKNLEGPRKILRDEESKKFGLKTSEKNTDSKENDVKMLDIEGSSNGGEPSTATNQEGVPSDKQAQFTGIYDLIAVLTHKGRSADSGHYVAWVKQDNGKWILYDDDNPTPQREEDITKLSGGGDWHMAYICMYKARVVSI
- the LOC122656531 gene encoding ubiquitin carboxyl-terminal hydrolase 6-like isoform X1, encoding MPTVSVKWQKEVFPAVEIDTSQPPLVFKCQLYDLTGVPPERQKIMVKGGLLKDDADWSTVGVKEGQKLMMMGTADEIVKAPEKGPVFMEDLPEEEQVVAVGHTAGLFNLGNTCYMNSTLQCLHSVPELKSALLKYPHSGRSNELDQSSHLLTMATRDLFTDLDRNFKPVTPMHFLTVLRKKYPQFGQLHNGVYMQQDAEECWTQLLYTLSQSLKSPDSRENQETVKALFGIDLVSRVHCAESGEESSESESVYSLKCHISHEVNHLHEGLKHGLKSELEKVSPSLGRSAIYLKESRISDLPRYLTVQFVRFFWKRESNQKAKILRKVDYPLELDVYDLCSEELRKNLEGPRKILRDEESKKFGLKTSEKNTDSKENDVKMLDIEGSSNGGEPSTATNQEGVPSDKQAQFTGIYDLIAVLTHKGRSADSGHYVAWVKQDNGKWILYDDDNPTPQREEDITKLSGGGDWHMAYICMYKARVVSDMSSSSSTVGKSVDLSEAS